Proteins encoded within one genomic window of Haladaptatus sp. QDMS2:
- a CDS encoding ABC transporter ATP-binding protein, with product MTDVLVCEDVQRKYGDTVALDGVSLTVADGEVFALIGPNGAGKTTLIRALTGTTDAEGTISVFGNPPAEADRARIGLLPQSFDPPERLTPRELLHYYAGLYEEGNDPDDLLSLVGLEESADTWYEKLSGGQQRRTCVAIALVNDPDLLFLDEPTTGIDPAGRRAIWGLLEDLVASGTTLFLTTHYMEEAHRLADRVGLLSAGKLVEVGPPDELVADYGGESRLTFETSAQTADLAGTGYRVEASEHSLTIFDVPPEQIGEVVAALEARGVTYDALSWSQPTLEDVYLRLTGSSFADDDALAEPEAAR from the coding sequence ATGACTGACGTACTCGTCTGCGAGGACGTCCAACGGAAATACGGCGACACCGTCGCCCTCGACGGCGTTTCGCTGACCGTCGCAGACGGCGAAGTGTTCGCGCTCATCGGCCCGAACGGCGCGGGCAAGACCACCCTCATCCGGGCGCTGACGGGGACGACCGACGCCGAGGGAACCATCTCCGTCTTCGGCAACCCACCGGCCGAGGCAGACCGCGCTCGCATCGGCTTGCTCCCCCAGTCGTTCGACCCACCAGAGCGCCTCACGCCCCGCGAACTGCTCCACTATTACGCCGGCCTCTACGAGGAGGGCAACGACCCAGACGACTTGCTCTCGCTCGTCGGCCTCGAAGAGTCGGCCGACACCTGGTACGAAAAGCTCTCGGGGGGCCAACAACGGCGTACCTGCGTCGCCATCGCGCTCGTAAACGACCCCGACCTGTTGTTCCTCGACGAACCGACGACGGGCATCGACCCCGCCGGCAGACGAGCCATCTGGGGCCTGCTCGAAGACCTCGTCGCCTCCGGGACGACGCTCTTTCTCACGACCCACTACATGGAGGAGGCCCACCGCCTCGCCGACCGCGTCGGCCTGCTCTCTGCGGGGAAACTCGTAGAGGTCGGCCCACCCGACGAACTCGTCGCAGACTACGGGGGCGAGAGTCGCCTGACCTTCGAGACGAGCGCCCAGACCGCAGACCTCGCGGGGACGGGCTATCGCGTCGAGGCGAGTGAACATTCGCTCACTATCTTCGACGTGCCGCCTGAGCAAATCGGCGAGGTGGTGGCCGCCCTCGAAGCCCGCGGCGTGACCTACGACGCGCTCTCGTGGAGCCAGCCGACACTCGAAGACGTCTACCTCAGACTCACCGGGTCCTCGTTCGCCGACGACGATGCCCTTGCAGAACCGGAGGCAGCGCGATGA
- a CDS encoding DUF420 domain-containing protein: MATASGTSWAKENPRTLTILLSVVGYALVIGVFAGVIDIFPQISNETVILLSDLIAVINSAALLALLAGWRFIKRGEIRKHRAAMLTAFGLILLFLVVYLLKVGGGFEKAFVGPELVKIPYLIMLAVHILLSVVSVPVVIFAVVLGLTHTPEELKRTNHAKVGRIAVAAWTLSLGLGIVTYLLLNHIYAWEPLHRGALFLLPTLGLRRP, translated from the coding sequence ATGGCTACTGCCAGTGGTACCTCCTGGGCGAAGGAGAATCCGCGCACGCTCACCATCCTGCTGTCGGTGGTCGGCTACGCCCTCGTCATCGGCGTGTTCGCCGGCGTCATCGACATCTTCCCGCAGATTAGCAACGAGACGGTCATCCTGCTGTCTGACCTGATTGCCGTCATCAACTCGGCGGCGCTGCTCGCGCTGCTCGCCGGCTGGCGGTTCATCAAGCGCGGCGAGATTCGCAAACATCGGGCAGCGATGCTCACCGCATTCGGGCTCATCTTGCTGTTCCTCGTCGTCTACCTGCTCAAGGTCGGCGGCGGCTTCGAGAAGGCGTTCGTCGGGCCCGAGTTGGTGAAAATCCCTTACCTCATCATGCTCGCCGTCCACATCCTCCTTTCGGTGGTGTCCGTGCCGGTGGTCATCTTCGCCGTCGTCCTCGGACTGACGCACACACCGGAAGAACTGAAGCGGACGAATCACGCGAAAGTCGGCCGCATCGCCGTCGCCGCGTGGACGCTCAGTCTCGGCCTCGGCATCGTCACCTACCTCCTGCTCAACCACATCTACGCGTGGGAACCACTCCATCGCGGGGCACTGTTCCTGCTCCCGACGCTCGGCCTGCGTCGGCCGTGA
- the coxB gene encoding cytochrome c oxidase subunit II — protein sequence MNYKRVGFGTLLSVALLAFVVEPVAAQEATSVTKGLIDGLNSKLLYVAIPITILTEGILIYAVLKFRKSDEAKPTQENRRLEITWTVATAIILLFVGVASYQVLGNEFVTAPEDAAENIEEENAVVVEVTAQKYFWTFHYPQHGVNASDTMVIPSDRPVYLKITSTDWLHAFHVPELGLKQDAFPGETHTIKTKVNPSGEGTYQLYCAEYCGVGHSAMLGEVNVTDGETYDAWIQQQQQSAEEAPAGNNNTTSGGNNTTAGGNNTTAASNNSTAKLAA from the coding sequence ATGAATTACAAGCGCGTCGGATTCGGGACCCTGCTCTCCGTAGCGCTTCTTGCATTCGTCGTCGAACCAGTGGCTGCGCAAGAAGCGACGTCGGTTACAAAGGGGCTCATCGATGGGTTGAACAGCAAACTCCTCTACGTCGCGATTCCGATTACAATTCTCACCGAGGGCATCCTCATTTACGCCGTCCTCAAGTTCCGCAAGTCGGATGAAGCGAAACCGACTCAGGAGAACCGTCGGCTCGAAATCACCTGGACCGTTGCCACCGCGATTATCCTGCTCTTCGTCGGTGTCGCCTCCTACCAGGTGCTTGGCAACGAGTTCGTCACCGCCCCAGAAGACGCAGCCGAGAACATCGAGGAAGAGAATGCCGTGGTGGTCGAAGTCACCGCACAGAAGTACTTCTGGACGTTCCACTATCCACAACACGGGGTGAACGCTTCGGACACGATGGTCATCCCATCCGACCGCCCGGTGTATCTAAAGATAACCTCTACAGACTGGTTGCACGCCTTCCACGTGCCGGAGTTGGGCCTCAAGCAGGACGCCTTCCCCGGTGAGACCCACACCATCAAGACGAAGGTGAACCCGTCCGGTGAGGGCACCTACCAGCTCTACTGTGCTGAGTATTGTGGCGTCGGTCACTCCGCGATGCTCGGTGAAGTGAACGTCACCGACGGCGAGACCTACGACGCGTGGATTCAACAACAGCAACAGAGCGCAGAAGAAGCGCCAGCCGGTAACAACAACACGACGTCTGGCGGCAACAACACCACGGCGGGCGGCAACAACACGACGGCCGCGAGCAACAACTCCACGGCCAAACTCGCCGCGTGA
- a CDS encoding S1C family serine protease, protein MTQNHTYETLYSETIPSVVSLYVLHGGRYNGSGSGFVYDARDGRGYIVTNQHVVTTAPEVDIRFSEGDWRVGTVVGTDAYTDLAVVEVTDLPDYANPLPIASTNPRPGQYVAALGNPMGLEGSISAGVVSGSNRSMITQDGFSIPDTVQTDAPINPGNSGGPLVTLAGEVVGVNRARGGDNIGFAISAEIINRVVPELIEHGEFNHSYLKVRTIDVSPTIAEANDLDHPEGVLVADVSLGPASGALVGCHGTKEVRGQEVPVGGDIIVGVNGHPIRAHEELMRYLILETRPEEPLTVEIIRDGERLTETLTLGTRPKPARRISVA, encoded by the coding sequence ATGACGCAAAATCACACCTACGAAACCCTGTACAGCGAGACGATTCCCTCCGTCGTGTCGCTGTACGTTCTCCACGGCGGGCGCTACAACGGCTCCGGGTCCGGGTTCGTCTACGACGCGAGAGACGGCCGCGGCTACATCGTCACGAATCAGCACGTCGTGACCACGGCACCCGAGGTGGACATTCGCTTCAGCGAGGGTGACTGGCGCGTCGGCACCGTCGTCGGCACGGACGCCTACACCGACCTCGCCGTGGTCGAAGTCACAGACCTCCCCGACTACGCGAACCCCCTGCCAATCGCGTCGACCAATCCTCGGCCGGGCCAGTACGTCGCCGCACTCGGCAACCCGATGGGCTTAGAAGGCTCCATCAGCGCGGGCGTCGTGAGCGGGTCGAATCGCTCGATGATAACTCAGGACGGCTTCTCTATTCCCGACACCGTCCAGACCGACGCTCCCATCAACCCCGGCAACAGTGGCGGCCCACTCGTCACACTCGCCGGCGAAGTCGTCGGCGTAAACCGGGCGCGCGGCGGGGACAACATCGGCTTCGCCATCTCCGCAGAAATCATAAACCGGGTCGTTCCGGAACTCATCGAACACGGCGAGTTCAACCACTCGTATCTAAAGGTTCGCACCATCGACGTCTCGCCGACCATCGCGGAAGCGAACGACCTCGACCACCCAGAGGGCGTACTCGTCGCGGACGTAAGCCTCGGCCCGGCGAGCGGCGCACTCGTCGGATGTCACGGCACGAAGGAGGTTCGCGGTCAGGAGGTTCCCGTCGGCGGCGACATCATCGTTGGCGTAAACGGCCACCCGATTCGCGCCCACGAGGAACTCATGCGATACTTAATTCTGGAGACTCGCCCGGAGGAACCGCTCACGGTCGAAATCATCCGTGACGGCGAACGCCTCACCGAGACGCTCACGCTCGGCACGCGGCCGAAACCCGCCCGCAGAATATCGGTCGCCTGA
- a CDS encoding ABC transporter permease: MSPPGRVAAEFVAAWRSFTRRRTAVFFTFFFPALLVLIFGALVQTQPTGGGLFAEPAGYYVPGYLAVVVLFTPLSRVGSEVARHREGNRFEKLATTPLRRWEWLAGQTLVNVVIIGIAALLLLGIILLTTGADIILSPVILPFLVVGVALFCGLGAILGSTAGSQDGVIAASNAIALPLLFLSETFITPDLLPEWFRPAMELSPLTYFARGVRAVTYGPVSGGPTAWIESFVVLTVLAVVVFGVGAVLIPTTD; the protein is encoded by the coding sequence ATGAGTCCACCGGGTCGCGTCGCCGCGGAGTTCGTCGCCGCGTGGCGTTCGTTCACCCGTCGTCGGACGGCCGTGTTCTTCACGTTCTTCTTCCCGGCACTGCTCGTGCTCATCTTCGGCGCGCTCGTCCAGACGCAACCGACCGGTGGCGGCCTGTTCGCGGAACCCGCGGGCTACTACGTCCCCGGCTATCTCGCCGTCGTCGTGCTGTTTACACCTCTTTCACGGGTGGGGAGCGAAGTCGCTCGTCACCGCGAGGGCAACCGGTTCGAGAAACTGGCGACGACCCCCCTCAGGCGATGGGAGTGGCTTGCGGGCCAGACGCTCGTGAACGTCGTCATCATCGGGATTGCCGCGTTGCTGTTGCTCGGCATCATTCTGCTCACGACGGGCGCGGACATCATCCTCTCGCCGGTCATCCTGCCGTTCCTCGTCGTCGGCGTCGCCCTGTTCTGTGGCCTCGGGGCGATTCTCGGCAGCACTGCTGGGTCTCAGGACGGCGTCATCGCGGCGAGCAACGCGATTGCCCTGCCGCTGTTGTTCCTCTCTGAGACGTTCATCACGCCCGACTTGCTGCCCGAATGGTTCCGCCCGGCGATGGAACTCTCGCCGCTCACCTACTTCGCCCGCGGCGTCCGCGCTGTGACCTACGGGCCTGTAAGTGGTGGGCCGACAGCGTGGATAGAATCGTTCGTCGTCCTCACGGTGCTCGCGGTCGTCGTCTTCGGCGTGGGTGCGGTGCTCATTCCGACGACGGACTGA
- a CDS encoding heme o synthase: MGVYLLVVVGATASLTDAAAACSGWPVCGGGGFDLSDPAIVVALGHRLVAALVGLLVLLAVVRGLRGAASRRVKLVLAAVTALYPAQIGLGALVATTGATASLPTAHLLVGMAIFTGLVVALAWTLEEETAQFSNEPHEGEEPEPAQAPDHVTPLKDRPLAARAKATIWAYFQLMKPRLMWLLALVAAAGMALASGPGLSIRTVVLTLTGGVLSIGASGTFNHVLERDIDQKMERTSKRPLATHQVPVRNALIFGFALTGISLWVFAQVNLLVAALGLTAILFYSVIYTLVLKPNTVQNTVLGGAAGALPALIGWAAVTGDIGLPGLALAGVIFLWTPAHFYNLALAYKDDYARGGFPMMPVVRGDALTRKHILWYLAATLVGASILGTVTTLGWLFAFTTVALGGVFLWAVVKLHRERTTDAAFRAFHASNAYLGMLLLAIIVDALVL, translated from the coding sequence ATGGGTGTCTACCTGCTGGTGGTCGTCGGCGCAACCGCCTCACTCACCGACGCAGCGGCCGCCTGTTCTGGCTGGCCGGTCTGTGGTGGCGGCGGATTCGACCTTTCTGACCCGGCTATCGTCGTCGCACTCGGCCATCGTCTCGTCGCCGCGCTCGTCGGCTTACTCGTGTTACTCGCCGTCGTCCGCGGCCTCCGCGGAGCCGCCTCCCGCCGGGTCAAACTCGTCCTCGCGGCCGTCACCGCGCTCTACCCGGCGCAAATCGGCCTCGGCGCGCTCGTCGCCACGACCGGCGCGACCGCGAGTCTGCCGACCGCCCACCTCCTCGTCGGCATGGCCATCTTCACCGGCCTCGTCGTCGCACTCGCCTGGACCCTAGAGGAGGAGACGGCCCAGTTCAGCAACGAACCACACGAAGGCGAGGAGCCAGAGCCAGCACAGGCTCCCGACCACGTCACCCCGCTCAAAGACCGCCCGCTCGCCGCCCGCGCGAAGGCGACCATCTGGGCGTACTTCCAACTCATGAAACCGCGGCTGATGTGGCTGCTCGCACTCGTCGCCGCCGCCGGTATGGCGCTCGCCTCCGGCCCGGGACTAAGCATTCGCACCGTCGTTCTCACGCTCACGGGCGGCGTCCTCTCGATTGGCGCGAGCGGGACGTTCAACCACGTCCTCGAACGCGACATCGACCAGAAGATGGAACGCACCTCGAAGCGCCCGCTTGCGACCCACCAGGTGCCCGTCCGCAACGCGCTCATCTTCGGCTTCGCGCTCACGGGCATCTCGCTCTGGGTGTTCGCGCAGGTCAACCTGCTCGTGGCCGCCCTCGGCCTCACCGCCATCCTGTTCTACAGCGTCATCTACACGCTCGTCCTCAAGCCCAACACCGTTCAGAACACGGTGCTTGGCGGGGCTGCGGGCGCACTGCCCGCACTCATCGGCTGGGCCGCCGTCACCGGCGACATCGGCCTTCCGGGCCTCGCGCTCGCGGGCGTCATCTTCCTCTGGACGCCGGCGCACTTCTACAACCTCGCGCTGGCGTACAAGGACGACTACGCCCGCGGGGGCTTCCCGATGATGCCCGTCGTCCGCGGTGACGCGCTCACGCGAAAACACATCCTCTGGTACCTCGCGGCGACGCTCGTCGGCGCGAGCATCCTCGGCACGGTCACGACGCTCGGCTGGCTGTTCGCGTTCACGACCGTTGCCCTCGGTGGCGTGTTCCTCTGGGCGGTGGTCAAACTCCACCGCGAGCGGACGACCGACGCAGCGTTCCGCGCGTTCCACGCCTCGAACGCCTACCTCGGGATGTTGCTGCTCGCCATCATCGTCGACGCCCTCGTCCTATGA
- a CDS encoding Rdx family protein, producing MTDVEITYCVPCGFLPRAEELQHAICTSFEGHLDSLTLRMGDHGVLRVTVDDTVVFDKADDDYDVDAIVRECRNHVR from the coding sequence ATGACCGACGTGGAAATCACCTACTGCGTGCCCTGTGGCTTTCTCCCGCGCGCAGAGGAGCTTCAACACGCGATTTGCACCTCTTTCGAAGGACACCTCGACAGTCTCACCCTCAGAATGGGTGACCACGGCGTCCTCCGGGTGACGGTCGACGACACGGTCGTCTTCGACAAGGCCGACGACGACTACGACGTGGACGCCATCGTCCGCGAGTGTCGCAATCACGTACGCTGA